One Bacillota bacterium genomic window carries:
- a CDS encoding HAD-IIA family hydrolase, whose product MDSMLSLNSRPMYSKAVSNSDPGTERSCPSVEDFEGYILDLDGTVYLGDKLIPGARETIMGLRAMGKRIVFLSNKPIQSRQEYAAKLTKLGIPTPEDDVINSSLVMARYLADCAPGCRAFVIGEMALVHELRAAGVDVVEDPTTLGAHVDYVVIAFDRTFTYAKLNHALQAVRCGARLVATNADRTCPVEGGEIPDAAAMIGAIEGTTGLKVELVVGKPNPMMLQTALGRLGLGRDQCLVVGDRLETDILMGKKAQMATALVLTGVTRREDLSRSAIQPDYVLDSIAALPCRRREWKEGFCSRG is encoded by the coding sequence GTGGATTCTATGCTTAGCCTGAACTCAAGACCAATGTATTCGAAAGCAGTTTCCAACTCAGACCCTGGCACGGAGCGCTCTTGCCCTTCCGTCGAGGACTTCGAGGGGTACATTCTCGACCTGGATGGCACCGTGTATCTCGGTGACAAACTGATTCCCGGCGCGCGAGAGACGATAATGGGCCTCCGGGCGATGGGCAAGCGCATAGTCTTTCTCTCCAACAAGCCCATTCAGAGCAGGCAAGAGTACGCCGCCAAGCTCACGAAACTCGGCATACCTACGCCAGAGGATGATGTCATAAACTCATCTCTGGTGATGGCACGCTATCTGGCGGACTGTGCACCAGGCTGTCGAGCGTTCGTCATCGGGGAAATGGCGCTTGTTCACGAGCTTCGGGCGGCCGGCGTGGACGTTGTGGAAGACCCGACAACACTCGGCGCCCATGTGGACTACGTCGTCATCGCGTTCGACCGGACGTTCACCTATGCAAAACTGAACCACGCTCTCCAGGCCGTGAGGTGTGGGGCTCGGCTGGTGGCTACGAATGCTGACAGAACCTGCCCGGTGGAAGGGGGGGAGATTCCTGACGCCGCAGCGATGATTGGGGCAATCGAAGGTACGACCGGACTCAAGGTTGAGTTGGTTGTAGGTAAACCGAACCCCATGATGCTTCAGACTGCACTCGGCCGCCTCGGCCTTGGGCGAGACCAGTGTCTCGTAGTGGGTGATCGCCTGGAGACCGATATATTGATGGGGAAAAAGGCGCAAATGGCCACGGCTCTAGTGCTGACTGGAGTAACTCGTCGGGAGGACCTGTCCAGGTCAGCGATTCAACCTGATTATGTACTGGACTCCATAGCAGCCTTGCCATGCCGGCGGCGCGAGTGGAAGGAAGGGTTTTGCTCCAGAGGCTGA
- a CDS encoding NAD(P)/FAD-dependent oxidoreductase, translated as MHGTRSTQSTIMKADVAIVGAGVIGAAIAREMARYDLAVVLLEREVEPAFGTSKANSGVVHAGFHSDPGTLGASLCVEGNAMFDEIAEELSVPFRRNGCLMVAMSPEEVDVLREYLDRGRRNGVPGLRLLDAGEVRALEPGLAPEVVGALHAPTGGIVCPYQLTFALVENAVANGVRFMAGSPVTSLHVREGRIAAVETAEAIIETTWVVNAAGLFADQIAAMAGDESFEIRPRKGEEYLLDKRVGSLVRSTVFPVPTPVSKGILVIPTADGNIMVGPTAEDVSDRLDLATTRAGFEAVFAAARRMVPAVSPRDVIASFAGLRAASSERDFIIRPSGVTRGIVHVAGIESPGLTAAPAIARMVVGILRDEGLEARARRGFNPIRPAPVRFSQLSHAEQARLVESDPSFGRIVCRCETVTEAEVLDAIRRGARTVDGVKLRTRAGMGRCQGGFCMPRVMKILSRELGVPLEAITKRGPSSPIAPYPAKALLREAQEEADDGPGPAVAHVSHHMSPATGR; from the coding sequence TTGCACGGTACACGGTCCACGCAGTCGACGATAATGAAAGCTGACGTAGCAATCGTCGGAGCTGGCGTGATCGGCGCCGCAATTGCGAGGGAGATGGCTCGATACGATCTGGCCGTGGTCCTCCTCGAGCGCGAGGTGGAGCCAGCCTTCGGCACGAGCAAGGCCAACAGCGGTGTTGTGCATGCGGGGTTCCACTCGGATCCCGGGACGCTGGGAGCCTCGTTGTGCGTTGAGGGGAATGCCATGTTCGATGAGATCGCCGAGGAGCTGTCCGTGCCGTTCAGGCGCAACGGGTGCCTCATGGTCGCCATGTCTCCGGAGGAGGTCGACGTGTTGCGCGAATACCTCGACCGGGGGCGCCGCAACGGCGTGCCGGGCCTTCGCCTCCTTGATGCCGGTGAAGTCCGCGCACTGGAGCCCGGGCTCGCCCCGGAAGTCGTGGGTGCGCTCCACGCTCCGACCGGCGGGATCGTATGCCCGTACCAGCTCACCTTCGCCCTGGTTGAGAACGCCGTGGCCAACGGCGTCCGCTTCATGGCGGGCTCGCCGGTCACCTCGCTTCACGTGAGAGAAGGCCGGATCGCTGCTGTCGAGACGGCCGAAGCGATCATCGAGACCACATGGGTGGTGAATGCCGCGGGGCTATTTGCAGACCAAATAGCGGCCATGGCAGGGGACGAGTCCTTCGAGATACGCCCGAGGAAAGGCGAGGAGTACTTGCTGGACAAACGCGTCGGGAGCCTCGTGCGGTCGACGGTGTTTCCGGTGCCGACCCCGGTGTCCAAGGGGATCCTAGTGATCCCCACGGCGGACGGGAACATCATGGTCGGACCCACCGCTGAAGATGTCAGCGACCGCCTAGACCTCGCTACGACGAGAGCGGGGTTTGAAGCAGTGTTCGCCGCCGCTCGTCGCATGGTGCCGGCCGTCTCCCCTCGCGACGTCATAGCGTCCTTCGCGGGCCTGCGCGCGGCGTCTTCCGAACGCGATTTCATCATAAGGCCGTCCGGGGTGACTAGGGGCATTGTGCACGTGGCTGGGATAGAGTCACCCGGTCTCACCGCAGCGCCCGCCATCGCGCGCATGGTGGTCGGGATCCTGCGCGACGAGGGGCTCGAGGCGCGTGCCCGCCGCGGGTTCAACCCCATCCGTCCCGCGCCTGTGCGGTTCTCGCAGCTTTCCCACGCCGAGCAGGCCCGGCTTGTGGAATCAGACCCTTCGTTCGGTCGCATCGTGTGCAGGTGTGAGACGGTGACCGAGGCCGAGGTGCTGGACGCCATCCGCAGGGGCGCGAGGACGGTGGACGGGGTCAAGCTTCGAACGCGCGCAGGAATGGGAAGGTGCCAGGGCGGGTTCTGCATGCCAAGGGTGATGAAGATACTCAGCCGGGAGCTTGGGGTTCCCCTGGAGGCGATCACGAAGCGAGGCCCAAGCTCGCCCATCGCGCCGTACCCGGCGAAAGCCCTCCTGCGCGAAGCCCAGGAGGAAGCCGACGATGGCCCGGGGCCGGCCGTGGCCCATGTGTCGCATCATATGTCACCAGCAACAGGGAGGTAG
- a CDS encoding NAD(P)/FAD-dependent oxidoreductase, producing MKAFPGLKGKDLRKDLRADVAVIGGGPAGLAAAVAAKRAGAERVVVIERDVRLGGILPQCIHTGFGLKWFGEELTGPEYAARFVDEAASVGVEFMLETMVLEVTQERRVAAVSPRHGLIVLQCGAIILAMGCRERPRGALVLPGTRPAGIFTAGTAQRLVNIEGVLPGRQAVILGSGDVGLIMARRLTLEGVKVQAVVEIMTYPGGLARNVQQCLRDFDIPLYLGHTISRIHGRDRLEGVSVAPVDDARMPIASEEWFIPCDTLLFSVGLIPENELSAACGIEIDPATGGPVVTDEMETSVPGIFACGNVVHVHDLVDHVTEDGMVAGAAAAARARVEARTPVLGEVGKDAGLESLQVLCTTGEIRPGRNVRYVVPQRFVRHGDAPAAAAAAARTLTISLRPSEPAENVVLEVSIAGRVLRRQRKQKVRPGEMIQVNVDRLAIPSEKGDTLTVSIVER from the coding sequence TTGAAGGCGTTTCCAGGACTGAAGGGAAAGGATCTGCGCAAAGATCTTCGCGCGGACGTGGCGGTGATCGGCGGTGGCCCCGCCGGGCTTGCCGCTGCTGTCGCCGCGAAGCGGGCTGGGGCGGAGCGGGTCGTGGTCATCGAACGCGACGTTCGTCTGGGCGGAATCCTTCCTCAGTGCATACACACGGGGTTTGGGCTGAAGTGGTTCGGCGAGGAGCTCACAGGCCCCGAATACGCTGCTCGGTTCGTCGACGAGGCGGCCTCGGTGGGCGTCGAGTTCATGCTCGAGACCATGGTCCTCGAAGTCACGCAAGAACGTCGTGTGGCGGCCGTGTCGCCCCGCCATGGCTTAATAGTGCTCCAGTGCGGTGCCATAATCCTCGCCATGGGGTGCCGGGAGCGCCCGCGCGGGGCGCTCGTGCTTCCCGGCACGAGGCCGGCGGGGATATTCACCGCAGGCACCGCCCAGAGGCTCGTGAACATCGAGGGCGTCCTGCCGGGGCGACAGGCGGTCATTCTGGGATCGGGCGATGTCGGCCTCATCATGGCCCGGCGACTCACCCTTGAAGGGGTGAAAGTCCAGGCCGTCGTGGAGATCATGACGTATCCGGGCGGGCTTGCCCGGAACGTACAGCAGTGCCTCCGCGACTTCGATATTCCGCTGTACCTGGGCCATACCATCTCCCGTATCCACGGCCGCGACAGGCTGGAAGGGGTGAGCGTCGCTCCCGTGGACGACGCGAGGATGCCCATCGCGAGCGAGGAGTGGTTCATCCCCTGCGATACGCTGCTCTTCTCGGTGGGCCTCATCCCTGAGAACGAGCTTTCAGCTGCGTGCGGCATCGAGATCGATCCCGCCACGGGAGGGCCTGTCGTGACCGACGAGATGGAGACGAGCGTGCCTGGCATCTTCGCCTGCGGAAATGTGGTTCACGTGCACGACCTCGTGGACCACGTGACCGAGGACGGCATGGTGGCAGGCGCTGCCGCCGCCGCTAGAGCGAGGGTGGAAGCGCGGACCCCGGTCCTTGGCGAGGTGGGCAAAGATGCGGGACTTGAGTCACTCCAAGTGCTCTGCACCACGGGGGAGATCCGGCCCGGCCGAAACGTCCGGTACGTGGTCCCGCAACGATTCGTCCGGCACGGTGATGCACCTGCAGCGGCGGCCGCCGCCGCGAGGACCCTCACCATATCCCTGCGTCCAAGCGAGCCTGCGGAGAACGTGGTGCTCGAGGTGTCGATCGCCGGAAGGGTGTTGCGGCGTCAGAGAAAGCAGAAGGTTCGTCCTGGCGAGATGATACAGGTGAACGTGGACAGGCTTGCGATCCCGTCCGAGAAGGGTGACACACTGACCGTGTCCATAGTGGAAAGATAG
- a CDS encoding DUF1667 domain-containing protein, producing the protein MRGDSSEFTVTCVVCPVGCEVTVLDAAEVRGNKCDRGREYALLERYDPRRVLTFTVRTTCPDHPLLPVKTDRPIPKHLLLKTARLLAEKCVSPPVKAGDVVVRDVLGTGADVVATNDLSGSLHLSCSSVLPQESREPQPQIPRT; encoded by the coding sequence GTGCGCGGGGATTCGAGCGAGTTCACGGTGACGTGCGTCGTCTGTCCTGTTGGGTGCGAAGTCACTGTCCTGGACGCGGCGGAGGTAAGGGGCAACAAGTGCGACCGGGGACGAGAGTATGCGCTGCTCGAGCGGTACGACCCGAGGCGGGTCTTGACATTCACTGTGCGCACAACGTGTCCCGATCACCCGCTCCTTCCGGTGAAGACCGACCGGCCGATTCCCAAGCACCTCCTTCTGAAGACTGCGAGGCTGCTGGCTGAAAAGTGCGTCAGCCCGCCGGTGAAGGCCGGCGACGTGGTGGTCCGCGACGTCTTGGGCACCGGTGCGGATGTCGTGGCCACGAACGACCTCAGTGGCTCCCTCCATCTCTCTTGCAGCTCCGTTCTACCGCAAGAGAGCAGGGAGCCGCAACCTCAAATTCCACGGACTTAG
- a CDS encoding type II toxin-antitoxin system MqsR family toxin yields the protein MSRSARPNHGGVALIRQIDEFLERVRDAILIQHKFDFIPRTENLDGLAELGITIGAAKQEILALTYQDYYRGPSPDQSREHVRGGAIWEFIRDMDGRPVYIKLKLDNCRGCVCMSFHEADRAPRLPYR from the coding sequence GTGTCCAGATCCGCGAGACCCAATCATGGCGGCGTAGCCCTCATTCGACAGATAGACGAGTTCCTGGAACGGGTTAGGGACGCGATACTCATCCAGCACAAGTTTGATTTCATTCCTCGCACAGAGAACCTTGACGGCCTAGCAGAGCTAGGAATCACGATAGGCGCTGCGAAGCAGGAAATCCTGGCCCTCACGTATCAGGACTACTACAGGGGTCCGTCACCAGATCAGTCGCGAGAGCACGTTCGAGGTGGTGCGATATGGGAGTTCATCAGGGATATGGACGGAAGGCCTGTGTACATAAAGCTTAAGCTGGACAACTGCCGCGGTTGCGTGTGCATGTCGTTCCACGAGGCTGACCGTGCTCCCAGGTTGCCCTACCGGTAG